The genome window ATACTCTGGGTGTTGCGGAGAAGGCGCGTGAATTGTCGACGACGCGGTCGGCGGCGGCTATTGACTTGTGCGCGGATCGGTTGGGTGGCGCGGTGGTAGCGGTGGGGAATGCTCCTACTGCGTTGTTCCATCTGATGGATGTGTTGGCTGCGTGTCCTGATCTGAAGCGGCCGGCGGTGATTATCGGCATTCCTGTTGGTTTTGTGGGTGCGGCCGAATCGAAGTCTGAGCTGGAGGAACGTGCCGAATCGCTGGGTGTTGAATTTATTACGGTTCGTGGGCGTCGTGGTGGTTCTGCGATTACGTGTGCTGCGATTAATGCTTTGGCCCGGCGGAATGAGCTCATGGATGAGCCTCAGACTCCGACGAAAGGCGCGGCGGATAGTAACGACGCCGCCATCAAAGGTGAGGCGGAAGTCCGGTGACAGAGTCGGGGCATTTGTACGGTGTTGGGCTAGGCCCGGGCGATTCAGGCCTGGTGACTGTTGCGGCTGCGAAGATCATTGGGTCGGCCGATGTGGTGGCATTTCATGCTGGCACGCATGGTCATTCGACGGCGCGTGGTATCGCTGCTCCGTATTTGGCGAGTGACAATCCAGATCAGATTGAGGAGCTACTCACGTACCCGGTGACGACGGGCGTCGCTGACCATGCTGGGGGCTATGCGGGAGCGTTGGGCGAGTTTTATGCCAGCGCCACCGCTCGATTGGCTCACCACCTTGACCAGGGGCGTTCTGTCGCAGTTCTCAGTCTCGGGGACCCCATGCTGTATAGCTCCTACCAGCACCTTCATCGCGCTTTAGCGGACCGCTACCCCACTACCGTTATTCCTGGGGTCACATCGATCACTGCTGCCGCAGCCTCCGTCGGGCGCCCATTGGTCGAAAAGGATGAAACGCTGGGGGTTATCCCGGGAACATTATCTGAAGATGAGCTGGTGCAGCGGTTATCACAGTCTGACGGTGCCGTCGTGATGAAGTTGGGGCGAACATTTCCGACGGTGCGCCGGGCGCTGGTGCAGGCCGGTCAGGCTGATCGCGCCTATGTTGTTGTGCGGGCCACGATGGAGGGCGAGCAGGTCATTCCTCTGCTCGAGCTGGCCCCCGCTGCCGTGCCGTATTTCGCTGTCGCTGTGGTGCCCTCACCAACTGATAGCGAATTGCGGCGATCGACAGAAGGATCGGTGGAAAGAAGTAAATGACAATGGAACACACATCAATGGGCGAGGTCGTTGTTATCGGACTGGGGCCCGGCAACTCTGAGTGGATAACTCCGGAGGCATCGGAAGAATTGGCCCGAGCCACCGATGTGGTGGGCTACTCCACATACGTCAAGCGTGTTCCTGAAATCCCAGGTCAGCGGCGGCATCTCTCGGACAACAAAGTCGAAGCAGTTCGGGCGGCCATGGCTTTGGACATGGCCCGGCGCGGTAGCCGGGTGGCTGTGGTGTCCTCTGGCGATCCCGGGGTGTTTGCGATGGCTGCTGCTGTTCTTGAGACGGCAGATGATGATCAATGGCGCGATGTTCCGGTGAGAATTGTGCCGGGAATGACGGCGGCCCAAGCGGTGGCGAGCCGCGTGGGGGCACCATTGGGCCACGATTTTGGCATGGTGTCGCTGTCGGATCGGTTGAAGCCCTGGGATGTGGTGGTCAAACGCGTTCGTGCTTTGGCAGGCGCGGATATGGCCTTTGCTGTCTATAACCCGGCGTCGAAGTCGCGGCGATGGCAGGTCGGTGCCTTGCGGGATATCGTACTGGAATTTCAGAAGCCAGATACCCCGGTGATCGTGGCCCGGGCGGTGGGGTCTGCAGATGAATCAGTAACCGTGACGACGTTGGCGGAGCTAGACCCCGATGTCGTGGACATGCGGACGATGCTGATCGTGGGAGCATCGACAACACACGTGTACGACGGGCCCGATGGTCGCCGCGTCTTTACCGCTCGACATTATGAGGCGCCCGCTACAGACGACTGAGTTCCCACGCCAGGGGCATCAAAGATGATTGAGCGCTTTGACGGCTTCATCCGCTGAGGTCACCACCCATGAGGCCGGCAGTGGTGGCCGATCAACGATAATGACGGGAATATTAAGGCTCCGTGCGGCCTCAAGTTTGGGATAGGTTGATCCCCCGGAGTTCTTGGTGACGACAACATCGATTTGGTTGTCAATGAGCGTCTTCTTCTCCGAGGAGAGGCTGAAGGGCCCGCGGTCAAGAATAATGCGGTGG of Corynebacterium kroppenstedtii DSM 44385 contains these proteins:
- a CDS encoding precorrin-8X methylmutase; protein product: MPDDVGSASSERAGGAVYSRDRYVSLGNDIYRRSFAIIRDESDLSRFTPDEETVAVRMIHAAGDVSLADDIVFSDGAVRVGRAALESGAPIFTDVRMVSSGVTRRRLPADNDVECLLNTLGVAEKARELSTTRSAAAIDLCADRLGGAVVAVGNAPTALFHLMDVLAACPDLKRPAVIIGIPVGFVGAAESKSELEERAESLGVEFITVRGRRGGSAITCAAINALARRNELMDEPQTPTKGAADSNDAAIKGEAEVR